In one window of Arachis ipaensis cultivar K30076 chromosome B06, Araip1.1, whole genome shotgun sequence DNA:
- the LOC107646523 gene encoding probable protein disulfide-isomerase A6 isoform X1: protein MMALVAIIMGLLLFQSSFAEEDDAFVLTQDTFENEVGHDRGVLIKFYAPWCGHCKKLVPEYEKLAATFKKTKSVLIAKVDCDADKSICSKYGVSVYPTIKWFPQGSLEPMLYEGAKTAEALVGFVNMKGGTNVKIATTPSDVVPLTLFNFDKIVLDKTKHVLVEFYAPWCKHCKAFAPTYEKVATAFKPEEDVVIASIDGDMYKDVTTKYEITSYPKLKLFRKSNKAGEVYEGARNLDDIVSYINEKCGTNRDGQGRLTSKAGIVASLDKLVKKFVNAGDNDKKAIYSQLEEEVEDLEGSDARYGKLYLKLAKNCMEKGKEYAKNEVQRLERMLEKSINPTKTDEFTLKKNILSLFA from the exons ATGATGGCCCTCGTAGCGATAATAATGGGTCTCTTATTGTTTCAGTCGTCTTTTGCGGAAGAAGACGACGCCTTTGTGCTCACACAGGACACCTTCGAAAACGAGGTTGGCCATGATCGCGGCGTTCTCATCAAGTTCTACGCTCCCTG GTGTGGCCACTGTAAAAAGCTTGTACCGGAGTATGAAAAGCTCGCAGCAACTTTCAAGAAAACCAAGTCCGTTTTGATCGCCAAA GTAGATTGTGATGCAGATAAAAGCATTTGCTCTAAATATGGGGTTTCTGTTTACCCTACAATTAAGTGGTTTCCTCAGGGTTCTTTAGAACCTATGTT ATATGAAGGTGCAAAAACCGCAGAAGCCCTTGTTGGATTTGTGAACATGAAAGGAG GTACCAATGTAAAGATAGCAACAACTCCATCTGATGTGGTGCCTCTCACCTTATTTAACTTTGATAAGATTGTCTTGGATAAAACAAAACATGTTCTTGTTGAGTTCTATGCACCCTG GTGCAAACATTGCAAGGCCTTTGCCCCT ACTTATGAAAAGGTTGCTACAGCATTTAAACCAGAAGAAGATGTAGTTATAGCTAGTATTGATGGTGACATGTACAAGGATGTAACTACAAA ATATGAAATTACTAGTTATCCCAAACTGAAATTGTTCAGAAAGAGCAATAAAGCTGGTGAAGTTTATGAAGGTGCTCGTAATTTGGATGATATTGTATCTTACATCAATGAGAAATGTGGCACAAATCGCGATGGACAAGGAAGACTTACTTCTAAA GCTGGTATAGTAGCATCCCTGGATAAGTTGGTGAAGAAATTTGTGAATGCAGGTGACAATGACAAAAAGGCCATCTATTCACAACTTGAAGAGGAAGTTGAGGATCTTGAAGGATCTGATGCAAG ATATGGCAAATTGTACTTAAAACTTGCTAAGAACTGTATGGAAAAGGGTAAAGAGTATGCAAAGAACGAGGTTCAACGTCTTGAGAGAATGCTTGAAAAG TCAATAAACCCAACCAAGACAGATGAATTCACTCTCAAGAAGAacatcttatctttatttgcttaa
- the LOC107646523 gene encoding probable protein disulfide-isomerase A6 isoform X2: MMALVAIIMGLLLFQSSFAEEDDAFVLTQDTFENEVGHDRGVLIKFYAPWCGHCKKLVPEYEKLAATFKKTKSVLIAKVDCDADKSICSKYGVSVYPTIKWFPQGSLEPMLYEGAKTAEALVGFVNMKGGTNVKIATTPSDVVPLTLFNFDKIVLDKTKHVLVEFYAPWCKHCKAFAPTYEKVATAFKPEEDVVIASIDGDMYKDVTTKYEITSYPKLKLFRKSNKAGEVYEGARNLDDIVSYINEKCGTNRDGQGRLTSKAGIVASLDKLVKKFVNAGDNDKKAIYSQLEEEGKEYAKNEVQRLERMLEKSINPTKTDEFTLKKNILSLFA, from the exons ATGATGGCCCTCGTAGCGATAATAATGGGTCTCTTATTGTTTCAGTCGTCTTTTGCGGAAGAAGACGACGCCTTTGTGCTCACACAGGACACCTTCGAAAACGAGGTTGGCCATGATCGCGGCGTTCTCATCAAGTTCTACGCTCCCTG GTGTGGCCACTGTAAAAAGCTTGTACCGGAGTATGAAAAGCTCGCAGCAACTTTCAAGAAAACCAAGTCCGTTTTGATCGCCAAA GTAGATTGTGATGCAGATAAAAGCATTTGCTCTAAATATGGGGTTTCTGTTTACCCTACAATTAAGTGGTTTCCTCAGGGTTCTTTAGAACCTATGTT ATATGAAGGTGCAAAAACCGCAGAAGCCCTTGTTGGATTTGTGAACATGAAAGGAG GTACCAATGTAAAGATAGCAACAACTCCATCTGATGTGGTGCCTCTCACCTTATTTAACTTTGATAAGATTGTCTTGGATAAAACAAAACATGTTCTTGTTGAGTTCTATGCACCCTG GTGCAAACATTGCAAGGCCTTTGCCCCT ACTTATGAAAAGGTTGCTACAGCATTTAAACCAGAAGAAGATGTAGTTATAGCTAGTATTGATGGTGACATGTACAAGGATGTAACTACAAA ATATGAAATTACTAGTTATCCCAAACTGAAATTGTTCAGAAAGAGCAATAAAGCTGGTGAAGTTTATGAAGGTGCTCGTAATTTGGATGATATTGTATCTTACATCAATGAGAAATGTGGCACAAATCGCGATGGACAAGGAAGACTTACTTCTAAA GCTGGTATAGTAGCATCCCTGGATAAGTTGGTGAAGAAATTTGTGAATGCAGGTGACAATGACAAAAAGGCCATCTATTCACAACTTGAAGAGGAA GGTAAAGAGTATGCAAAGAACGAGGTTCAACGTCTTGAGAGAATGCTTGAAAAG TCAATAAACCCAACCAAGACAGATGAATTCACTCTCAAGAAGAacatcttatctttatttgcttaa